A single window of Methylomarinum sp. Ch1-1 DNA harbors:
- the rhlB gene encoding ATP-dependent RNA helicase RhlB, protein MKKSHLTETRFSNLELSDSIIKGLKDAGFINCTPIQEKSLPLSLRGKDIAGQAQTGTGKTATFLLAAFQHLINDDSEKIKNPRALIVAPTRELAIQIHKDAVQLSSYLNLRFALIYGGTDYKKQLDKIKSNVDIIIGTPGRIIDFYKQNAFTLNNIQVMVLDEADRMFDLGFIKDIRYLLRRMPPPEKRLNMLFSATMSYKVTELAYEHMNNPVVVKIETEEVTSKSIKQIAYCPANEQKIPLLLGLLKQHQPQRSIVFVNTKRSAEQLNNYLQANGYKTALLSGDVPQDMRQRLLNDFQESKLTLMIATDVAARGLHIPDVSHVFNYDLPQDVEDYVHRIGRTARFGASGEAISFICEEYAYSMPDIEAYIGEKIPVQSISEELLAKDIKQPTSRPPRKPSQDKRTGKPRRKPSRPPASAPESPQ, encoded by the coding sequence ATGAAAAAATCACATTTGACCGAAACACGCTTCAGCAACCTGGAACTTTCGGATTCCATCATAAAAGGCTTGAAAGATGCTGGCTTTATCAACTGTACGCCGATACAGGAAAAGTCTTTGCCGTTGTCGCTCAGGGGCAAGGACATCGCCGGTCAGGCGCAAACCGGAACCGGTAAAACCGCGACCTTCCTGCTGGCGGCCTTTCAACATTTAATCAATGATGATAGCGAGAAGATAAAAAATCCCCGGGCTTTGATTGTGGCGCCGACTCGAGAGCTGGCCATCCAGATTCATAAGGACGCCGTTCAGTTAAGTTCTTACCTAAATCTTAGGTTCGCACTAATATATGGGGGCACCGATTACAAAAAACAACTGGATAAGATCAAGTCCAATGTCGATATTATTATCGGCACGCCGGGCCGCATTATCGATTTTTACAAGCAAAACGCCTTCACGTTGAACAACATCCAGGTCATGGTGCTGGACGAAGCGGACCGGATGTTCGATCTCGGTTTCATCAAGGATATCCGCTATCTGCTGCGCCGCATGCCGCCGCCCGAGAAACGCCTGAATATGCTGTTTTCGGCGACCATGTCATACAAGGTCACCGAATTGGCCTATGAGCACATGAACAACCCGGTCGTGGTCAAGATCGAGACCGAGGAAGTGACCTCGAAATCGATCAAGCAAATCGCCTACTGCCCTGCCAATGAACAAAAAATCCCGTTGTTGTTGGGTCTGCTCAAACAGCATCAACCCCAACGCAGCATCGTTTTCGTCAATACCAAACGCAGCGCCGAGCAATTAAACAATTATCTGCAGGCCAACGGTTACAAAACCGCCCTGTTAAGTGGCGATGTCCCTCAAGACATGCGTCAGCGCCTGCTCAATGATTTTCAGGAAAGCAAGCTGACGTTGATGATAGCGACCGATGTCGCCGCTCGCGGCCTGCATATTCCGGATGTCTCGCATGTATTCAATTATGATCTGCCCCAGGACGTCGAAGATTACGTGCATCGAATCGGCAGAACGGCGCGTTTCGGAGCCAGCGGTGAGGCGATCAGCTTTATCTGCGAGGAATACGCTTATTCGATGCCGGATATCGAAGCCTATATCGGTGAAAAAATTCCGGTGCAGAGCATCTCGGAAGAATTGCTGGCCAAAGATATCAAGCAGCCGACAAGCAGGCCGCCGCGAAAACCCTCTCAAGACAAGCGTACCGGCAAACCGCGGCGCAAGCCTAGCCGTCCACCGGCATCAGCTCCCGAAAGTCCTCAATAG
- the yrfG gene encoding GMP/IMP nucleotidase — MLNWKQIDTVLLDMDGTLLDLNFDNHFWNEFVPLRYAENNGLTLAEAKRQLAPRFKAMEGKLEWYCMDYWSNALDLDIAGLKQEISGLIDVLPHVTEFLEAVQKSSRQLLLVTNAHRNSLGLKMEKTSLNVFFDAIICSHDFGFAKEQQGFWQRLQQHHVFAKHRSLLVDDSQAVLTAAREFGIAQLISVSKPDSRAGKRNITEFPAIEDFRELMPVDG; from the coding sequence ATGCTAAATTGGAAACAAATTGACACCGTTTTGCTGGATATGGACGGCACGTTACTGGATTTGAATTTCGATAATCATTTCTGGAATGAATTTGTGCCGTTGCGCTATGCGGAAAATAACGGTCTGACTCTGGCCGAAGCCAAACGGCAACTGGCGCCGCGCTTTAAGGCGATGGAAGGAAAACTCGAGTGGTATTGCATGGACTACTGGAGTAACGCCTTGGATCTGGATATAGCCGGACTTAAACAGGAAATTTCCGGGCTGATCGATGTATTGCCGCATGTGACCGAATTCCTGGAGGCGGTGCAAAAGTCGTCGCGCCAATTACTGCTGGTCACCAATGCGCATCGAAACAGCCTGGGGCTGAAAATGGAAAAAACCAGCCTGAATGTGTTTTTCGACGCCATTATCTGTTCCCATGATTTCGGCTTCGCCAAGGAGCAGCAGGGCTTCTGGCAACGCCTGCAACAGCATCATGTCTTCGCCAAACACCGCAGCTTGCTGGTGGATGACAGCCAGGCGGTGTTGACCGCAGCCAGAGAATTCGGCATTGCCCAGCTGATTTCGGTCAGCAAACCGGACAGCCGGGCCGGCAAACGCAACATCACCGAGTTTCCTGCTATTGAGGACTTTCGGGAGCTGATGCCGGTGGACGGCTAG
- the nudE gene encoding ADP compounds hydrolase NudE — translation MIQKPKILAKSTVARSRLFHIEALELEFSNGEQRNYERLIRGAGCGAVLVVPLLDNETVLLVREYGAGLDRYELGLPKGKLDPGEDYMAAANRELKEEIGYGAKKLQHIMELSLAPSYMEHSIDVVIAMDLYQEKLPGDEPEELQVVPWKIDDIPGLLASGECSEARSIAALYLTLDYLNRRRE, via the coding sequence ATGATTCAGAAACCGAAAATACTTGCCAAGTCGACTGTTGCCAGAAGCCGTTTGTTTCATATTGAAGCATTGGAGCTTGAATTCAGCAACGGTGAACAACGAAATTACGAACGCTTGATTCGCGGCGCCGGCTGCGGGGCGGTGCTGGTGGTGCCGTTATTGGATAACGAAACAGTGCTGCTGGTCAGGGAATATGGCGCCGGTCTCGACCGTTATGAACTGGGGCTGCCGAAAGGCAAGCTCGATCCCGGCGAAGACTATATGGCGGCAGCCAATCGCGAACTGAAGGAAGAGATCGGCTATGGCGCCAAAAAATTGCAGCATATCATGGAATTGTCGTTGGCCCCCTCTTACATGGAGCACAGCATCGATGTCGTGATCGCGATGGATTTATACCAGGAAAAACTACCGGGCGATGAACCGGAAGAATTGCAAGTGGTGCCCTGGAAAATCGACGATATTCCCGGGCTGTTGGCCAGTGGTGAATGCAGCGAAGCGCGTTCCATAGCCGCCTTGTATTTGACGCTGGATTATCTGAACAGGCGCCGAGAATGA
- the bamE gene encoding outer membrane protein assembly factor BamE domain-containing protein, translating into MKMGLFRITVLLSVLSLVSGCASIGREFPSSQVSVITIGETTQRQIRSMFGAPWRVGIENGQRTWTYGHYQYSLFGEGSTEDLVVRFDNRGIVASYVFNTTEHQEGAPVAGQ; encoded by the coding sequence ATGAAGATGGGTCTTTTCCGAATCACGGTCTTATTGAGTGTGTTGTCATTGGTCAGCGGCTGCGCCTCGATCGGCCGTGAATTTCCCAGCAGTCAGGTTTCGGTAATCACCATCGGCGAAACCACGCAGCGGCAGATACGCTCGATGTTTGGCGCACCCTGGCGGGTCGGCATCGAAAACGGCCAACGGACCTGGACTTACGGTCATTATCAATACAGCCTATTCGGCGAGGGCAGCACCGAGGATCTGGTAGTGCGCTTCGATAACCGGGGCATCGTCGCCTCCTATGTGTTCAACACCACGGAACATCAGGAAGGCGCGCCGGTGGCCGGACAATAA